The Myxococcota bacterium genome includes a region encoding these proteins:
- a CDS encoding amino acid racemase: protein MSGTKHIGIVAVSAEGAALCYRTICAEGAAVLGPHDHPEVSVHTFPLARYMALIARDRWDEAGELLLESAGILVRGGAELLVCPDNTLHQALDRVRERAPAPWLHIAEEVAAAARARGLRRLGVLGTRHLMEGAVYREKLAAHGIACEIPEPAERARANAVIFDELVCGRFDAGSRRYFCELIESLGQRGCDAVVLGCTEIPLLVSDADSSLPVLDSTRILARAALREALGQD, encoded by the coding sequence GTGAGCGGGACCAAGCACATCGGGATCGTTGCGGTGAGCGCGGAAGGCGCGGCGCTGTGTTACCGGACGATCTGCGCAGAAGGCGCCGCCGTGCTCGGGCCGCACGACCACCCCGAGGTCAGCGTTCACACGTTCCCGCTCGCGCGCTACATGGCGCTGATCGCGCGCGACCGGTGGGACGAGGCCGGGGAGCTCTTGCTCGAGTCGGCCGGGATCCTGGTCCGGGGCGGCGCGGAGCTGCTCGTCTGCCCCGACAACACGCTGCACCAGGCGCTCGACCGGGTGCGCGAGCGCGCGCCGGCGCCCTGGCTGCACATCGCGGAAGAGGTCGCGGCCGCGGCCCGCGCGCGCGGGCTCCGGCGCCTGGGCGTGCTCGGCACGCGCCATCTCATGGAAGGTGCGGTCTACCGCGAGAAGCTCGCTGCACACGGCATCGCGTGCGAGATCCCCGAGCCGGCCGAGCGAGCGCGCGCCAACGCGGTGATCTTCGACGAGCTGGTGTGCGGGCGCTTCGACGCGGGCTCGCGCCGCTACTTCTGCGAGCTGATCGAGTCACTCGGCCAGCGCGGCTGCGACGCGGTGGTGCTGGGCTGCACGGAGATTCCGCTGCTGGTCTCCGACGCCGACTCCTCCCTGCCCGTGCTGGACTCGACGCGCATCCTGGCACGGGCGGCGCTGCGGGAGGCCCTGGGGCAGGACTGA
- a CDS encoding YdcF family protein — protein MQRPSLFRRRPIWLPTLWGWLLLFLICAGVGVVALREVYPFLAVTHRADAHLLVVEGWMPADQLDQALEIWRAGGYAHVITTGGPITEFEPEPRSYADRARSYLVSHGMPADVVVAVSAPASAQERSFLNAVMLREWLAHSELRSDALDVVSSGVHCRRSWLVHRMAFGPQVRVGIIATRPRGYDPDAWWRTSLGAKDVLSEAISWTWTELFFHPGPPGSSGEKWGEGY, from the coding sequence GTGCAGCGCCCCAGTCTTTTTCGCCGCCGCCCGATCTGGCTGCCCACGCTGTGGGGCTGGCTCCTGTTGTTTCTCATCTGTGCGGGAGTCGGGGTCGTTGCGCTGCGTGAGGTCTATCCCTTCCTGGCGGTGACTCACCGGGCCGATGCGCACCTGCTCGTGGTCGAGGGCTGGATGCCGGCCGACCAGCTCGATCAAGCGCTCGAGATCTGGCGCGCCGGCGGCTACGCGCACGTGATCACCACGGGCGGGCCGATCACCGAGTTCGAGCCCGAGCCGCGCTCCTACGCCGACCGCGCCCGCAGCTACCTCGTGAGTCACGGCATGCCGGCCGACGTCGTGGTCGCGGTCTCCGCCCCGGCGTCCGCGCAGGAGCGCTCGTTCCTGAACGCGGTCATGCTGCGCGAGTGGCTCGCGCACTCCGAGCTGCGCTCCGACGCCCTGGACGTGGTCTCCTCGGGCGTGCACTGCCGGCGCTCCTGGCTCGTGCACCGGATGGCGTTCGGGCCGCAGGTCCGCGTAGGGATCATCGCGACCCGGCCGCGCGGCTACGACCCCGACGCCTGGTGGCGCACCAGCCTGGGCGCCAAGGACGTGCTCTCCGAGGCGATCAGCTGGACCTGGACCGAGCTGTTCTTCCACCCCGGGCCGCCCGGCTCGAGCGGCGAGAAGTGGGGCGAGGGCTACTGA
- a CDS encoding SRPBCC family protein, protein MASIRREARIKTQPEAAWAALRDVGALHTRLARGFVSDTRLEAGARIVTFANGMVVRELIVDVDESARRVAWSARTDGLSHHSASAQVLPDGPSACRFVWIADLLPDEAAPVIAAMIDQGMAAIQETLEKDAS, encoded by the coding sequence ATGGCATCGATCCGCAGGGAAGCTCGCATCAAGACCCAGCCCGAGGCCGCGTGGGCGGCGCTGCGCGACGTGGGCGCGCTGCACACGCGCTTGGCGCGCGGCTTCGTGAGCGACACGCGGCTCGAAGCGGGTGCGCGCATCGTGACCTTCGCCAACGGCATGGTCGTGCGCGAGCTGATCGTCGACGTCGACGAGTCGGCGCGGCGCGTGGCGTGGTCGGCGCGCACGGACGGGCTCAGTCACCACAGCGCGTCGGCGCAGGTGCTTCCCGACGGCCCGTCGGCCTGCCGCTTCGTCTGGATCGCCGACCTCTTGCCCGACGAGGCGGCGCCCGTGATCGCGGCCATGATCGACCAAGGCATGGCCGCCATCCAGGAGACACTCGAGAAGGACGCGAGCTGA
- a CDS encoding ELWxxDGT repeat protein, protein MSRLLRCCSCLLLALALPLVARAQGQPYLVKDINATLSQAGSNPVEVTRFQGFLYFIATPFSENELWRTDGSAAGTFRVKRLGVAGTNNAGSLAALSGSTLLFTASDSSTGRELWRSDGTAAGTMRIADFNPGPADSVEGRFTVMNGVAYYVGIDASGGRELWRSDGTAAGTARVKDINPGPGDSSPLGLIAVGNTLFFSANDGTSGTELWTSDGTGAGTVRVKDINPGSASSMPLFIPVAVGNLIYFSANDGTSGFEPWKSDGTTAGTVRISDVASGSASSSPSNFMPVGSTVFFSANDGVNGVELWKTDGTTSSLVANIMAGSASSNPTLYVALNGVLYFTAMTTASGREPWRSDGTAAGTTMIKDINPGSASGISAGSGFTAIGSHLFFAANDGTSGSEPWSSDGTSAGTVRLADIFAGATGSSAGPFVGSQFGVAYFAATDEAIGRELWASDGTPGGTGLVKDLTTGTGSSVAATPIVDLGGTAYLAASDGVNGTELWKSDGTAGGTTLVKDIRPGAVGSNPNTLFPLNGQVFFQADDGTNGAELWKSNGTSAGTVMVKNIASGATASNAVPIGSLGNTLLFTANDNSGNGSTLWKSDGTSGGTSQISTVNPFTRGVVLGSNFYFLGVQDPNQGAELFKTNGSSASMVVDLNPDIGSGFSMGASIAVVGGALLFSGDDGVTGDELYRSDGSSGGTALVKDINDGGGSSSPQNFALVNGVLFFSADDGDNGFELWKSDGSAAGTVLVKDIQAGPTGSAPSQLTALGSTLVFTANDGVSGVELWKSDGTAAGTGLVRDFAPGGASSSPLILKAANGLLYFAVNDGTTGNELWRTDGTSGGTVQVRDIVPGIGSSSPSQMSQVGTSLFFAAGTEARGVEPWLLPATEPADTDGDGLSNPAEAGLGTNPNLADTDGDGLSDGAEVLTYHTNPLLADSDGDGVSDSVEISYGTDPLEPTSTPIVHAPGVPALPGPWAAVLAALLAGAAAAGARRRAPTS, encoded by the coding sequence ATGTCGAGGCTGCTCCGCTGCTGCTCCTGCCTCCTGCTCGCGCTCGCCCTGCCGCTCGTCGCGCGTGCCCAGGGCCAGCCCTACCTCGTGAAGGACATCAACGCGACCCTGTCGCAGGCCGGCTCCAACCCGGTCGAGGTCACCCGCTTCCAGGGCTTCCTGTACTTCATCGCCACGCCGTTCTCCGAGAACGAGCTGTGGCGCACCGACGGCTCCGCGGCCGGCACGTTCCGGGTCAAGAGACTCGGCGTCGCTGGCACGAACAACGCAGGCTCGCTGGCAGCACTGAGTGGCAGCACGCTGCTCTTCACCGCGAGTGACTCGTCGACCGGCCGCGAGCTGTGGCGGAGCGACGGTACCGCGGCCGGCACGATGCGCATCGCGGACTTCAACCCGGGGCCGGCCGACTCGGTCGAAGGCCGCTTCACGGTCATGAACGGCGTGGCGTACTACGTGGGCATCGACGCCAGCGGCGGCCGCGAGCTGTGGAGGAGCGACGGCACGGCGGCGGGCACGGCGCGCGTGAAGGACATCAACCCGGGCCCGGGTGACTCGAGCCCGCTGGGCCTGATCGCGGTCGGGAACACCCTGTTCTTCTCGGCCAACGACGGCACGAGCGGCACCGAGCTGTGGACGAGCGACGGCACGGGCGCCGGGACCGTGCGCGTGAAGGACATCAACCCGGGCAGCGCGAGCTCCATGCCGCTGTTCATTCCGGTCGCGGTCGGCAACCTGATCTACTTCTCCGCCAACGACGGCACGTCGGGCTTCGAGCCCTGGAAGAGCGACGGCACGACGGCCGGCACGGTGCGCATCAGTGACGTCGCCTCGGGCTCCGCGTCGTCGTCTCCCTCGAACTTCATGCCCGTGGGGAGCACGGTGTTCTTCTCGGCGAACGACGGCGTGAACGGCGTCGAGCTGTGGAAGACCGACGGCACGACCTCGTCGCTGGTCGCGAACATCATGGCGGGCTCGGCCAGCTCGAACCCCACGCTGTACGTCGCGCTGAACGGCGTCTTGTATTTCACCGCCATGACCACCGCCTCGGGCCGCGAGCCATGGCGCAGCGATGGCACGGCCGCCGGCACGACCATGATCAAGGACATCAACCCCGGCTCCGCGAGCGGGATCTCCGCGGGCTCGGGCTTCACGGCGATCGGGAGTCACTTGTTCTTCGCGGCCAACGACGGCACGTCGGGCAGCGAGCCGTGGTCGAGCGACGGCACGTCCGCGGGCACCGTGCGCCTGGCCGACATCTTCGCCGGGGCGACGGGCTCGTCCGCGGGACCGTTCGTGGGGTCACAGTTCGGTGTCGCCTACTTCGCGGCGACCGACGAGGCGATCGGCCGCGAGCTGTGGGCGAGCGACGGCACGCCCGGCGGCACCGGGCTCGTGAAGGACCTCACCACCGGCACGGGCAGCTCGGTCGCCGCGACGCCGATCGTCGACCTCGGCGGCACCGCGTATCTCGCCGCGAGCGACGGCGTGAACGGCACCGAGCTGTGGAAGAGCGACGGCACCGCCGGCGGCACCACGCTCGTGAAGGACATCCGGCCGGGTGCGGTCGGCTCGAACCCCAACACGCTCTTCCCGCTGAACGGCCAGGTCTTCTTCCAGGCCGACGACGGCACCAACGGCGCCGAGCTGTGGAAGAGCAACGGCACCAGCGCCGGCACGGTGATGGTGAAAAACATCGCCTCGGGCGCGACGGCCTCGAACGCGGTGCCGATCGGCAGCCTGGGCAACACGCTCCTGTTCACCGCCAACGACAACAGCGGCAACGGCTCCACGCTCTGGAAGAGCGACGGGACGAGCGGCGGCACGAGTCAGATCTCGACCGTGAATCCGTTCACGAGGGGCGTGGTGCTCGGCAGTAACTTCTACTTCCTGGGCGTGCAGGACCCGAACCAGGGAGCCGAGCTGTTCAAGACCAACGGCTCGAGCGCGTCGATGGTGGTCGACCTGAACCCCGACATCGGCAGCGGCTTCTCCATGGGCGCCTCGATCGCCGTGGTGGGCGGGGCGCTCTTGTTCTCGGGCGACGACGGAGTCACCGGCGACGAGCTCTACCGCAGCGATGGCAGCTCGGGCGGCACGGCGCTCGTGAAGGACATCAACGACGGGGGCGGCAGCTCCTCGCCGCAGAACTTCGCGCTGGTGAACGGCGTGCTGTTCTTCTCGGCCGACGACGGCGACAACGGCTTCGAGCTGTGGAAGAGCGACGGCAGCGCGGCCGGCACGGTGCTGGTGAAGGACATCCAGGCCGGGCCGACCGGCAGCGCACCGAGCCAGCTCACGGCGCTGGGCAGCACGCTGGTCTTCACCGCGAACGACGGAGTGAGTGGCGTCGAGCTGTGGAAGAGCGACGGCACCGCCGCCGGCACGGGGCTCGTGAGAGACTTCGCGCCCGGCGGCGCGAGCTCGTCGCCGCTGATCCTCAAGGCAGCGAACGGGCTGCTCTACTTCGCCGTGAACGACGGCACCACGGGCAACGAGCTGTGGCGCACCGACGGCACGAGCGGCGGCACCGTGCAGGTGCGTGACATCGTGCCCGGGATCGGCTCGTCGTCGCCGAGTCAGATGTCGCAAGTGGGTACGAGCCTGTTCTTCGCGGCCGGCACCGAGGCCCGGGGCGTCGAGCCGTGGCTGCTGCCGGCCACGGAGCCCGCCGACACCGACGGTGACGGGCTGAGCAACCCGGCCGAAGCGGGCCTGGGCACCAACCCGAACCTCGCGGACACGGACGGCGACGGTCTCAGCGACGGCGCAGAGGTGCTCACGTACCATACCAACCCGCTGCTGGCGGACAGCGACGGCGACGGCGTGAGTGACTCCGTCGAGATCAGCTACGGGACCGATCCGCTCGAGCCGACCTCGACCCCGATCGTGCACGCGCCGGGGGTCCCGGCGCTCCCGGGCCCGTGGGCGGCGGTGCTCGCGGCCTTGCTCGCCGGGGCCGCTGCGGCCGGCGCGCGCCGGCGCGCCCCCACGAGCTGA
- a CDS encoding DUF2071 domain-containing protein: MIDRRILVNFRVTPAALRPLLPAPFRPKLVRGSAIAGVCLIRLCEVRPRFVPRAFGLRSENAAHRVAVEWDADGAVREGVYIPRRDTSSRFNVAVGGRIFPGEHHPAEFRVEESDERLSVALQSADGLTRVRVEARVAGALPASSVFGSLDEASRFFAGGSLGYSATRRAGVYDGLELRSFGWAVEPLEVTGVESTFFGDQTRFPPGSVQFDCALLMRRIAHEWHAHPQLVAPG, encoded by the coding sequence GTGATCGATCGGCGAATCCTGGTGAACTTTCGGGTCACACCCGCCGCGCTGCGCCCGCTCCTCCCCGCACCGTTCCGGCCCAAGCTGGTGCGGGGCTCGGCGATCGCCGGGGTGTGTCTGATCCGGCTTTGCGAGGTGCGCCCGCGATTCGTGCCGCGCGCGTTCGGTCTGCGCTCCGAGAATGCGGCCCACCGCGTCGCGGTCGAATGGGACGCCGACGGGGCCGTTCGCGAGGGCGTGTACATCCCCCGACGAGACACTTCCTCGCGCTTCAACGTCGCCGTGGGCGGGCGCATCTTTCCGGGCGAGCACCATCCCGCCGAGTTCCGGGTCGAAGAGTCGGACGAGCGGCTCTCGGTCGCGCTGCAGAGCGCGGACGGACTGACCCGGGTCCGGGTCGAGGCCCGGGTGGCGGGGGCGCTGCCCGCGAGCTCGGTCTTCGGCTCACTCGACGAGGCCTCGCGCTTCTTCGCAGGCGGGTCGCTGGGCTACTCGGCCACCCGGCGCGCCGGCGTCTACGACGGCCTCGAGCTGCGCAGCTTCGGCTGGGCGGTCGAGCCGCTCGAAGTGACCGGGGTCGAGTCGACGTTCTTCGGCGACCAGACGCGCTTTCCGCCGGGAAGCGTGCAGTTCGACTGCGCCTTGCTGATGCGCCGGATCGCCCACGAGTGGCACGCGCATCCACAGCTCGTCGCCCCTGGCTGA